From a single Streptomyces sp. NBC_01264 genomic region:
- a CDS encoding protein kinase domain-containing protein translates to MSQDGTQGQYAGGSLAGGRYQLRDLLGEGGMASVYLAYDSALDRQVAIKTLHSELGREQSFRERFRREAQAVAKLSHTNIVSVFDTGEGVVSFANPAAADGAVMPYIVMEYVEGQPLGSVLDGDIRQYGAMPADKALKVTADVLAALESSHEMGLVHRDIKPGNVMMTRRGVVKVMDFGIARAMQSGVTSMTQTGMVVGTPQYLSPEQALGRAVDARSDLYSVGIMLFELLTGRVPFVADSALGMAYAHVQEEPVAPSSINRSVTPAMDALVARALKKNPNERFPTASAMLDEVARVAGAGHTGAAPVIVPGAHPTNSGAGLGSAVFPPVDSSLQAPPHSVQQPYQAPHTPVPSAYAPTPPPAPQSGAYGYPQQHQQPLHQQSHQQAQTPAPYSPATPPPYTLSPHSSQGGTGGTGRKKNGPVVWGAAAVALVAIGGLIAVLNMGGDGDKDKAGPSTPGSSTSASAPAKAGHKGPDQSRTMEEKKCTTDAQKDRSDPKKLEAPDFRYVDQVSVKACIRAAGWKYESKPKDEAVYGEGTVVQQQPEPGIAFDPANTTITLWISTGDPE, encoded by the coding sequence ATGAGCCAGGACGGCACTCAGGGCCAGTACGCGGGCGGCTCTTTGGCCGGTGGCCGTTACCAGCTGAGGGACTTGCTCGGCGAGGGGGGCATGGCCTCCGTCTACCTCGCCTACGACTCGGCGCTCGACCGCCAGGTCGCCATCAAGACCCTGCACAGTGAGCTGGGACGCGAACAGTCCTTCCGCGAACGCTTCCGGCGCGAGGCGCAGGCTGTAGCGAAACTGTCGCACACGAACATCGTCTCGGTCTTCGACACCGGTGAGGGAGTCGTCTCCTTCGCGAACCCCGCGGCGGCCGACGGCGCCGTCATGCCGTACATCGTCATGGAGTACGTCGAGGGGCAGCCGCTCGGCTCCGTCCTGGACGGCGACATCAGGCAGTACGGGGCCATGCCGGCCGACAAGGCGCTGAAGGTGACGGCCGACGTACTGGCGGCCCTGGAGAGCAGCCACGAAATGGGGCTGGTCCACCGCGACATCAAGCCGGGCAACGTCATGATGACGCGGCGCGGAGTGGTGAAGGTCATGGACTTCGGCATCGCACGGGCCATGCAGTCGGGGGTCACCTCGATGACGCAGACCGGCATGGTCGTCGGCACCCCGCAGTACCTCTCCCCCGAGCAGGCGCTCGGGCGCGCCGTGGACGCCCGCTCCGACCTGTACTCGGTGGGCATCATGCTCTTCGAGCTGCTGACCGGTCGCGTCCCCTTCGTCGCCGACTCGGCCCTGGGCATGGCGTACGCGCACGTGCAGGAGGAGCCGGTCGCGCCCTCCTCCATCAACCGCTCGGTCACCCCGGCGATGGACGCGCTGGTGGCGCGGGCCCTGAAGAAGAACCCGAACGAGCGTTTCCCCACCGCCTCCGCCATGCTCGACGAGGTCGCGCGGGTGGCGGGCGCCGGGCACACCGGGGCAGCCCCGGTGATCGTCCCGGGCGCGCACCCGACGAACAGCGGCGCCGGACTCGGCTCGGCCGTGTTCCCGCCGGTGGACTCCTCCCTGCAGGCGCCGCCGCACTCGGTGCAGCAGCCGTACCAGGCGCCGCACACCCCGGTGCCGTCCGCGTACGCGCCGACGCCGCCTCCGGCGCCGCAGTCCGGGGCGTACGGGTACCCGCAGCAGCACCAGCAGCCGCTGCACCAGCAGTCCCACCAGCAGGCGCAGACCCCGGCTCCGTACTCGCCCGCGACCCCGCCCCCGTACACGCTCTCTCCGCACTCCTCGCAGGGCGGGACCGGTGGGACCGGCCGGAAGAAGAACGGCCCGGTCGTATGGGGAGCCGCCGCGGTGGCGCTGGTCGCCATCGGCGGGCTGATCGCCGTACTGAACATGGGCGGCGACGGCGACAAGGACAAGGCCGGGCCGTCGACCCCCGGTTCCTCCACTTCGGCGTCCGCCCCGGCGAAGGCCGGGCACAAGGGGCCGGACCAGTCGCGGACGATGGAGGAGAAGAAGTGCACGACGGATGCCCAGAAGGACCGCAGTGACCCGAAGAAGCTGGAGGCACCGGACTTCCGGTACGTCGACCAGGTCTCGGTGAAGGCCTGCATCCGGGCCGCCGGCTGGAAGTACGAGTCGAAGCCCAAGGACGAGGCGGTCTACGGCGAGGGGACCGTCGTCCAGCAGCAGCCCGAACCGGGCATCGCGTTCGACCCGGCGAACACCACCATCACCCTGTGGATCTCGACGGGCGACCCCGAGTAG
- a CDS encoding protein kinase domain-containing protein: MAEGPEHWGAGGLVGDGRYRLTHRLGRGGMAEVFAAEDVRLGRTVAVKLLRPDLAEDPVSKARFTREAQSVAGLNHHAVVAVYDSGEDRVGPNVVPYIVMELVEGRTIRDLLISAEAPGPDQALIITSGVLEALAYSHQHGIVHRDIKPANVIITDTGAVKVMDFGIARALHGAQSTMTQTGMVMGTPQYLSPEQALGKAVDHRSDLYATGCLLYELLSLRPPFTGETPLSVVYQHVQDAPIPPSQLPEGGQIPQELDGLVMRSLAKDPDDRFQSAEEMRGLVQYALQMLHDQGANTGTWNTGPVTMALPHGRGPAQTTAMATPGQGQPQYGSHSNTSQFQQPMVPPLNPDDGSAYPGGGGNGHGQGGNGGYDGYGQGGNGGGRWKMLLFALLAVLAIAGGVAYAVNNFGGGKKDPGTSTNSPVTSPSSSGSSEQNSPDPETSTSRSAPESSYTPGPSRSRSSTPSYSYSPSYTPSPTPTPTPTPTPTPTPTPTPTPSPKPTPTPSKTPEEDGGGDIGE, translated from the coding sequence ATGGCAGAGGGTCCTGAGCACTGGGGCGCGGGCGGCCTGGTGGGCGACGGCCGTTACCGGCTGACCCACCGTCTGGGCCGGGGCGGCATGGCCGAGGTCTTCGCGGCGGAGGACGTCCGGCTGGGCCGGACCGTCGCCGTCAAGCTGCTGCGCCCGGACCTGGCCGAGGACCCGGTGTCCAAGGCCCGTTTCACGCGCGAGGCGCAGTCGGTCGCCGGCCTCAATCACCATGCCGTGGTCGCCGTGTACGACTCGGGCGAGGACCGGGTCGGCCCGAACGTCGTCCCCTACATCGTCATGGAACTGGTCGAGGGCCGCACCATCCGCGACCTGCTGATCAGCGCCGAGGCCCCGGGCCCCGACCAGGCGCTGATCATCACCTCCGGCGTGCTGGAAGCGCTCGCGTACTCGCACCAGCACGGCATCGTGCACCGTGACATCAAGCCCGCCAACGTGATCATCACGGACACCGGCGCGGTCAAGGTGATGGACTTCGGCATCGCGCGCGCCCTGCACGGCGCGCAGTCGACGATGACCCAGACCGGCATGGTCATGGGCACGCCGCAGTACCTCTCGCCCGAACAGGCCCTCGGCAAGGCCGTGGACCACCGCTCCGACCTGTACGCGACGGGCTGCCTGCTCTACGAACTCCTCTCGCTGCGTCCGCCGTTCACCGGGGAGACCCCGCTGTCGGTGGTCTACCAGCACGTGCAGGACGCGCCGATCCCGCCCTCGCAGCTGCCGGAGGGCGGCCAGATCCCGCAGGAGCTCGACGGGCTCGTCATGCGCTCCCTCGCCAAGGACCCGGACGACCGGTTCCAGAGCGCCGAGGAGATGCGCGGGCTGGTCCAGTACGCCCTGCAGATGCTGCACGACCAGGGGGCCAACACCGGCACCTGGAACACCGGCCCGGTCACCATGGCGCTGCCCCACGGGCGCGGCCCGGCGCAGACCACGGCGATGGCGACGCCCGGCCAGGGCCAGCCGCAGTACGGCTCGCACTCCAACACCTCCCAGTTCCAGCAGCCGATGGTGCCGCCGCTGAACCCTGACGACGGCTCCGCCTACCCGGGCGGTGGCGGCAACGGCCACGGCCAGGGCGGCAACGGCGGCTACGACGGGTACGGCCAGGGCGGGAACGGCGGCGGCCGCTGGAAGATGCTGCTGTTCGCCCTCCTCGCGGTCCTCGCGATCGCGGGTGGCGTGGCGTACGCGGTCAACAACTTCGGCGGCGGCAAGAAGGACCCCGGCACGAGCACGAACTCGCCGGTGACCTCCCCGTCCTCGTCGGGGAGTTCGGAACAGAACAGCCCGGATCCGGAGACCTCGACGTCCAGGTCGGCGCCGGAGAGCTCGTACACGCCGGGCCCGAGCCGCAGCCGGTCCTCCACGCCGAGCTACTCGTACTCGCCGTCGTACACGCCGTCGCCCACGCCGACGCCGACTCCCACGCCCACGCCGACGCCCACTCCGACCCCGACCCCGACGCCCTCGCCGAAGCCGACGCCGACGCCGTCGAAGACGCCCGAGGAAGACGGGGGCGGGGACATCGGGGAGTAG
- a CDS encoding pyridoxamine 5'-phosphate oxidase family protein → MSPEELHAIELLRRVPYGRAATSMRALPFLAVARHIVVNGKVVLRMHAGFGYHHACNGSVVSYGADNFNSGDSQLWSVQFTGTANIVEPTTAELELFGSGPHFVDGAVFDPVYMRIEPHLVTVHTLAGNLDRQYQHAL, encoded by the coding sequence ATGTCCCCAGAGGAACTCCACGCCATCGAACTGCTGCGCCGCGTGCCGTACGGCCGAGCCGCCACCAGCATGCGCGCGCTGCCCTTCCTCGCCGTCGCGCGCCACATCGTGGTGAACGGCAAGGTCGTCCTGAGAATGCACGCCGGCTTCGGCTACCACCACGCATGCAACGGCAGCGTGGTCTCGTACGGCGCCGACAACTTCAATTCCGGCGACTCCCAGCTGTGGTCGGTGCAGTTCACCGGCACCGCGAACATCGTCGAACCCACCACCGCCGAACTGGAACTGTTCGGATCCGGTCCGCACTTCGTGGACGGCGCGGTGTTCGACCCCGTCTACATGCGGATCGAGCCCCACCTGGTGACCGTCCACACCCTCGCGGGCAATCTGGACCGGCAGTACCAGCACGCGCTCTGA
- a CDS encoding response regulator, producing MRENGKIKVFLLDDHEVVRRGVHELLSMESDIEVVGEAGTAADALVRIPATRPDVAVLDVRLPDGSGVEVCREVRSQNEDIKCLMLTSFADDEALFDAIMAGASGYVLKAIRGNELLNAVRDVAAGKSLLDPVATARVLERLRDGKNGKGDDRLSNLTEQERKILDLIGEGLTNRVIGERLHLAEKTIKNYVSSLLSKLGMERRSQAAAYVARLQAEKRN from the coding sequence GTGCGCGAAAACGGAAAAATCAAGGTATTCCTCCTGGACGACCACGAAGTGGTACGTCGGGGTGTTCACGAGCTGTTGTCGATGGAATCGGACATCGAGGTCGTGGGTGAGGCCGGTACGGCCGCCGACGCACTGGTCCGGATCCCCGCCACCCGCCCCGACGTGGCGGTCCTCGACGTCCGGCTGCCCGACGGCAGCGGCGTGGAAGTGTGCCGCGAGGTGCGCTCCCAGAACGAGGACATCAAGTGCCTGATGCTGACCTCGTTCGCCGATGACGAAGCGCTGTTCGACGCGATCATGGCCGGCGCCTCGGGCTACGTGCTGAAGGCGATCCGCGGGAACGAGCTGCTCAACGCCGTGCGCGACGTGGCGGCCGGCAAGTCCCTGCTGGACCCCGTCGCCACGGCCCGGGTCCTGGAGCGGCTGCGCGACGGCAAGAACGGCAAGGGCGACGACCGCCTGTCGAACCTCACCGAGCAGGAACGCAAGATCCTCGACCTGATCGGCGAGGGCCTGACGAACCGCGTGATCGGCGAGCGGCTGCACCTGGCCGAAAAGACGATCAAGAACTACGTCTCCAGCCTCCTGTCGAAGCTCGGCATGGAGCGCCGGTCCCAGGCCGCCGCCTACGTGGCCCGCCTGCAGGCCGAGAAGCGGAACTAG
- the pdhA gene encoding pyruvate dehydrogenase (acetyl-transferring) E1 component subunit alpha yields the protein MTVESTAARKPRRSGTKRPAGAASAAKPAAATAKTHDAEPQLVQLLTPEGVRVDVAENPDVAEFAPFVADITTDDLRGLYRDMVMTRRFDGEATALQRQGELGLWASLLGQEAAQIGSGRALRDDDYVFPTYREHGVAWCRGVDPTNLLGMFRGVNHGGWDPTTNNFHLYTIVIGSQTLHATGYAMGVAKDGADSAVIAYFGDGASSQGDVAEAFTFSAVYNSPVVFFCQNNQWAISEPTERQMRVPLYQRAQGFGFPGVRVDGNDVLACLAVTRWALERARRGEGPTLVEAFTYRMGAHTTSDDPTKYRRDEETAAWEAKDPILRLKAHLLATGAADEAYFAELEVESEAMGKRVREVVRSMPDPDTMAIFENVYADGHALVDEERAQFAAYLASFEGGE from the coding sequence GTGACCGTGGAGAGCACTGCCGCGCGCAAGCCGCGCCGCAGCGGCACCAAGCGGCCGGCCGGCGCGGCAAGCGCCGCCAAGCCCGCCGCTGCCACCGCGAAGACGCATGACGCCGAGCCCCAGCTCGTACAGCTGCTGACGCCCGAGGGGGTGCGCGTCGACGTCGCGGAGAATCCGGACGTCGCGGAATTCGCACCCTTCGTCGCCGACATCACCACCGATGACCTGCGCGGTCTCTACCGCGACATGGTCATGACCCGCCGCTTCGACGGCGAGGCGACCGCCCTCCAGCGGCAGGGCGAGCTGGGCCTGTGGGCCTCGCTGCTCGGCCAAGAGGCCGCCCAGATCGGCTCCGGCCGGGCCCTGCGCGACGACGACTACGTCTTCCCGACCTACCGCGAACACGGTGTGGCCTGGTGCCGCGGGGTCGACCCGACCAACCTCCTCGGCATGTTCCGCGGCGTGAACCACGGTGGCTGGGACCCGACCACCAACAACTTCCACCTGTACACGATCGTCATCGGCTCCCAGACGCTGCACGCGACCGGGTACGCGATGGGCGTGGCCAAGGACGGCGCGGACTCGGCCGTCATCGCCTACTTCGGCGACGGCGCGTCCAGCCAGGGCGACGTGGCGGAGGCCTTCACCTTCTCGGCGGTCTACAACTCGCCCGTGGTGTTCTTCTGCCAGAACAACCAGTGGGCCATCTCGGAGCCCACCGAGCGCCAGATGCGCGTACCGCTCTACCAGCGCGCGCAGGGCTTCGGCTTCCCGGGCGTCCGGGTGGACGGCAACGACGTACTGGCCTGCCTCGCGGTCACCCGCTGGGCACTGGAGCGGGCCCGCCGGGGAGAGGGACCCACCCTGGTGGAGGCCTTCACGTACCGGATGGGTGCGCACACCACCTCCGACGACCCGACGAAGTACCGGCGCGACGAGGAGACGGCGGCCTGGGAGGCCAAGGACCCGATCCTGCGCCTGAAGGCCCACCTGCTGGCCACCGGAGCCGCCGACGAGGCGTACTTCGCGGAGCTGGAGGTGGAGAGCGAGGCCATGGGCAAGCGGGTGCGCGAGGTCGTGCGCTCGATGCCCGACCCCGACACGATGGCGATCTTCGAGAACGTCTACGCGGACGGGCACGCGCTCGTCGACGAGGAGCGCGCGCAGTTCGCCGCCTACCTCGCGTCCTTCGAAGGCGGGGAGTGA
- a CDS encoding alpha-ketoacid dehydrogenase subunit beta, whose protein sequence is MAVQKLTIAKALNDSLRKALEQDPKVLIMGEDVGKLGGVFRITDGLQKDFGEERVIDTPLAESGIVGTAIGLALRGYRPVVEIQFDGFVFPAYDQIVTQLAKMHARSLGTIKMPVVIRIPYAGGIGAVEHHSESPETLFAHVPGLKVVSPSNASDAYWMLQQAILSDDPVIFFEPKRRYWDKGEVDVEAIPDALHASRVARTGTDITLAAYGPMVKVCLEAAAAAAEEGKSVEVLDLRSMSPVDFDGIQASVEKTRRLVVVHEAPVFLGVGSEIAARITERCFYHLEAPVLRVGGYHAPYPPARLEDEYLPGLDRVLDAVDRSLAY, encoded by the coding sequence ATGGCCGTACAGAAGCTCACCATCGCCAAGGCGCTCAACGACTCCCTGCGCAAGGCCCTGGAGCAGGACCCCAAGGTCCTGATCATGGGCGAGGACGTCGGCAAGCTCGGCGGCGTCTTCCGCATCACCGACGGACTCCAGAAGGACTTCGGCGAGGAGCGGGTCATCGACACCCCGCTCGCCGAGTCGGGCATCGTCGGCACCGCGATCGGCCTGGCCCTGCGCGGGTACCGGCCGGTCGTGGAGATCCAGTTCGACGGGTTCGTCTTCCCCGCGTACGACCAGATCGTCACGCAGCTCGCCAAGATGCACGCGCGCTCGCTCGGCACCATCAAGATGCCGGTCGTCATCCGCATCCCCTACGCGGGCGGCATCGGCGCGGTCGAGCACCACTCGGAGTCCCCGGAGACGCTGTTCGCGCACGTCCCGGGCCTGAAGGTGGTCTCGCCGTCCAACGCCAGCGACGCCTACTGGATGCTCCAGCAGGCGATCCTCAGCGACGACCCGGTGATCTTCTTCGAGCCGAAGCGCCGCTACTGGGACAAGGGCGAGGTCGACGTCGAGGCCATCCCCGACGCGCTGCACGCCTCGCGCGTGGCCCGGACCGGCACCGACATCACCCTGGCGGCCTACGGGCCCATGGTGAAGGTCTGCCTGGAGGCCGCCGCAGCCGCCGCCGAGGAGGGCAAGTCGGTGGAGGTCCTCGACCTGCGCTCGATGTCCCCGGTCGACTTCGACGGGATCCAGGCGTCGGTGGAGAAGACCCGCCGGCTCGTGGTGGTCCACGAGGCGCCGGTGTTCCTCGGTGTGGGTTCGGAGATCGCCGCTCGCATCACGGAGCGGTGCTTCTACCACCTGGAGGCGCCCGTGCTGCGCGTGGGCGGCTACCACGCCCCGTACCCGCCGGCCCGCCTGGAGGACGAGTACCTGCCGGGCCTGGACAGGGTGCTCGACGCAGTCGACCGCTCGCTGGCGTACTGA
- a CDS encoding dihydrolipoamide acetyltransferase family protein, with protein MTIREFKMPDVGEGLTEAEILKWYVQPGDTVTDGQVVCEVETAKAAVELPIPFDGVVHALLFEEGVTVDVGQVIISVRTGPADEAPAAAAPVAAPVAAPVAAPVAAAEAEPEAPAARQPVLVGYGVSTASTKRRPRKAAPQSAVAAQNGTGVAHAAPAPAAPAAPVAVPVQGGAGRALAKPPVRKLAKDLGIDLAVVVPTGDGGVVTREDVHAAAAAAITPQAVSPAVPVAQAAAPAAPVQAPAPAQAPAEVSGSARETRIPVKGVRKVTAQAMVGSAFTAPHVTEFITFDVTRTMKLVQELKEDPDLAGLRINPLLLIAKAVLVAIRRNPDVNASWDEAAQEIVLKHYVNLGIAAATPRGLIVPNIKDAHAKTLGELSQALSGLVATAREGKTSPADMQQGTITITNVGVFGVDTGTPILNPGESAILAVGAIKLQPWVHKGKVKARHVTTLALSFDHRLIDGELGSRFLADIAAVLEHPRRLITWS; from the coding sequence ATGACGATCCGCGAATTCAAGATGCCCGATGTGGGCGAGGGCCTCACCGAGGCCGAGATCCTCAAGTGGTACGTCCAGCCGGGTGACACCGTCACCGACGGCCAGGTCGTGTGCGAGGTGGAGACGGCGAAGGCGGCCGTCGAGCTGCCGATCCCCTTCGACGGGGTCGTGCACGCGCTCCTCTTCGAGGAGGGCGTCACGGTCGACGTCGGCCAGGTCATCATCTCGGTCCGGACCGGCCCGGCCGACGAGGCCCCGGCGGCGGCAGCCCCGGTGGCGGCCCCCGTGGCCGCTCCCGTGGCGGCTCCCGTGGCCGCCGCCGAGGCGGAGCCCGAGGCCCCCGCCGCCCGCCAGCCCGTCCTGGTCGGCTACGGAGTCTCCACCGCCTCCACGAAGCGCCGCCCGCGCAAGGCCGCGCCGCAGTCGGCGGTCGCCGCGCAGAACGGCACCGGAGTGGCCCACGCCGCGCCCGCTCCGGCGGCTCCGGCCGCCCCCGTGGCGGTCCCCGTCCAGGGCGGCGCGGGCAGGGCACTGGCGAAGCCGCCCGTGCGCAAGCTCGCCAAGGACCTCGGCATCGACCTGGCCGTCGTGGTCCCCACCGGCGACGGCGGGGTCGTGACCCGCGAGGACGTGCACGCCGCGGCCGCCGCGGCCATCACCCCGCAGGCCGTTTCCCCGGCGGTCCCGGTGGCCCAGGCCGCCGCTCCGGCGGCTCCCGTACAGGCCCCGGCTCCGGCGCAGGCCCCGGCCGAGGTGTCCGGGTCCGCCCGCGAGACCCGTATCCCGGTCAAGGGCGTCCGCAAGGTCACCGCCCAGGCCATGGTCGGCTCCGCCTTCACCGCGCCGCACGTCACGGAGTTCATCACCTTCGACGTGACCCGCACGATGAAGCTGGTCCAGGAGCTCAAGGAGGACCCGGACCTCGCGGGGCTCCGGATCAACCCGCTGCTCCTGATCGCCAAGGCCGTCCTCGTGGCGATCCGCCGGAACCCGGACGTCAACGCCTCGTGGGACGAGGCGGCCCAGGAGATCGTGCTCAAGCACTACGTCAACCTGGGCATCGCGGCGGCCACGCCCCGCGGGCTGATCGTCCCGAACATCAAGGACGCCCACGCCAAGACGCTCGGCGAGCTGTCGCAGGCCCTGTCCGGACTGGTCGCCACGGCCCGCGAGGGCAAGACCTCCCCGGCGGACATGCAGCAGGGCACGATCACCATCACCAACGTCGGCGTCTTCGGCGTCGACACCGGTACGCCCATCCTGAACCCCGGAGAGTCCGCGATCCTCGCGGTCGGCGCGATCAAGCTCCAGCCGTGGGTCCACAAGGGCAAGGTCAAGGCCCGCCACGTCACCACCCTGGCGCTGTCCTTCGACCACCGCCTCATCGACGGCGAACTCGGCTCCCGCTTCCTCGCGGACATCGCCGCCGTCCTGGAGCACCCCCGCCGTCTGATCACCTGGTCCTGA
- a CDS encoding GNAT family N-acetyltransferase, with translation MYFRAATADSTDLDRALAYPADGPVPALTPEKIREEFAAGQMRPEWTWFAEDENGEILARALWWGRADKESPNALDCLQVRSSVADPAAVAAGLLAAGHEAFGKLPEYNLSLPRDWRTSPDGMADAVAWRQKAAAASGLVREIERLRFEWTPAAGTAEPTGRLVFREGTDEEFLDAFVRLSSGSLDLHTQNELRTIDAEELARDDIEFYTDCPGERSWWRLAHLPDGTLAGLAIPSATPYHRNVGYLGVVPEQRGQGLIDEILAEITRFHASEGADRITATTDTVNVPMAAAFTRAGYEVTEIRLVLEAAAGATG, from the coding sequence ATGTACTTCCGCGCTGCCACAGCAGACTCCACCGACCTGGACCGCGCTCTGGCCTACCCGGCCGACGGCCCCGTCCCCGCCCTCACCCCCGAGAAGATCCGCGAAGAGTTCGCCGCGGGCCAGATGCGCCCCGAGTGGACCTGGTTCGCCGAGGACGAGAACGGCGAGATCCTGGCCCGCGCCCTGTGGTGGGGCCGCGCCGACAAGGAGAGCCCGAACGCGCTCGACTGCCTCCAGGTTCGGAGCTCCGTGGCCGACCCGGCCGCCGTCGCCGCCGGGCTGCTCGCCGCCGGGCACGAGGCCTTCGGCAAGCTCCCCGAGTACAACCTCTCGCTGCCGCGCGACTGGCGCACCTCCCCGGACGGCATGGCCGACGCGGTCGCCTGGCGCCAGAAGGCCGCCGCCGCCTCCGGTCTGGTCCGCGAGATCGAGCGGCTCCGCTTCGAGTGGACCCCGGCCGCCGGCACCGCCGAGCCCACCGGCCGCCTCGTCTTCCGCGAAGGCACCGACGAGGAATTCCTCGACGCCTTCGTCCGCCTCTCGTCCGGGAGCCTGGACCTGCACACGCAGAACGAGCTCCGCACGATCGACGCCGAGGAACTGGCGCGCGACGACATCGAGTTCTACACCGACTGCCCCGGCGAGCGCTCCTGGTGGCGCCTGGCCCACCTGCCCGACGGCACCCTCGCCGGCCTGGCGATCCCCTCCGCGACCCCGTACCACCGCAACGTCGGCTACCTCGGCGTGGTCCCCGAGCAGCGCGGCCAGGGCCTGATCGACGAGATCCTCGCCGAGATCACCCGCTTCCACGCCTCCGAGGGAGCCGACCGGATCACCGCCACCACGGACACCGTGAACGTCCCGATGGCCGCCGCCTTCACCCGCGCCGGCTACGAGGTCACGGAGATCCGCCTGGTCCTGGAGGCAGCGGCCGGAGCCACCGGCTGA
- a CDS encoding IS701 family transposase, which translates to MTVTSLERLSTLSSRFVPDLVVGELCAELFASLPRSDQRRKGEVYLRGLLQAEGRKSIRNIAAYVGDRAAEQSLHHFVVSSTWDWGRVRAALARYLERALPPQAWVVQPVVISKAGTESVGVDRRFVPELGQMVNSQAAYGVWSVGEEQSCPVNWRLTLSRKWRDSIGPLSPNAGESELASTPLELVAGAVEELRGWVGRTRPVLLDVPDLDPAAVARRFEPSGTHFVAPARGSLRVRCVDAVLPGAANRELAAHQLLLMARTLRRPVSWRDPSTGRPRVSLVVTVRVELPNAPRPQLLFGEWSDPRGWPDQCWVTDMTQAHPGALLRLAKRARQVEADFTNVAQKVGLTDFGGRSFEGWHRHTTLASAAHAVRVLTQRAAEH; encoded by the coding sequence ATGACCGTCACGAGTCTTGAACGCCTGTCCACGCTGAGCAGCCGGTTCGTACCGGACCTGGTCGTGGGCGAGCTCTGTGCCGAGCTGTTCGCCTCGCTGCCGCGCAGCGACCAGCGGCGCAAGGGCGAGGTGTACCTGCGCGGCCTGCTGCAGGCCGAGGGGCGCAAGTCGATCCGGAACATCGCCGCGTACGTCGGGGACCGGGCGGCCGAACAGAGCCTGCACCACTTCGTCGTCTCCTCCACCTGGGACTGGGGCCGGGTACGGGCCGCGCTGGCCCGCTACCTGGAGCGGGCACTGCCGCCCCAGGCCTGGGTGGTGCAGCCGGTGGTGATTTCCAAGGCCGGCACGGAGTCGGTGGGCGTGGACCGCCGGTTCGTGCCCGAGCTCGGGCAGATGGTCAACAGCCAGGCCGCCTACGGGGTCTGGTCGGTGGGTGAGGAGCAGAGCTGCCCGGTGAACTGGCGCCTGACCCTCTCCCGGAAGTGGCGCGACAGCATCGGTCCGCTGTCACCGAACGCCGGTGAATCCGAACTGGCCTCCACCCCGCTGGAGTTGGTCGCCGGAGCCGTGGAGGAACTGCGGGGCTGGGTGGGGCGGACCCGTCCCGTGCTGCTCGACGTTCCCGACCTCGATCCCGCGGCGGTCGCACGACGCTTCGAGCCGAGCGGAACGCACTTCGTCGCGCCGGCCCGCGGCTCCCTGCGCGTCCGGTGCGTGGACGCGGTCCTGCCGGGCGCGGCCAACCGCGAACTCGCCGCGCACCAGCTGCTCCTGATGGCGCGCACCCTGCGCCGGCCGGTGAGCTGGCGGGACCCGTCCACCGGGCGGCCCCGCGTCAGCCTGGTGGTCACCGTACGCGTGGAGCTGCCGAACGCTCCCAGGCCGCAGCTGCTGTTCGGCGAGTGGAGCGATCCGCGCGGCTGGCCCGACCAGTGCTGGGTCACCGACATGACGCAGGCGCACCCGGGTGCGCTGCTGCGGCTGGCGAAGCGGGCGCGGCAGGTCGAGGCCGACTTCACCAACGTCGCCCAGAAGGTGGGGCTCACCGACTTCGGCGGCCGCTCCTTCGAAGGCTGGCACCGGCACACCACCCTGGCCTCCGCCGCGCACGCGGTCCGGGTCCTCACCCAGCGCGCCGCGGAGCACTAG